In Amaranthus tricolor cultivar Red isolate AtriRed21 chromosome 5, ASM2621246v1, whole genome shotgun sequence, a genomic segment contains:
- the LOC130813590 gene encoding uncharacterized protein LOC130813590, which produces MRTTGYTELRTQQSIEDLRYKYTSILLPIVLSFSLILLLPFSFLWVVDMAERHHRKPPPNLDTEGMDIDQPMVIPDTPDRVSKEATNTSSANSFFDSSSRNSGSVNRVIKGRKIQLLGGNHAGRTYSFPRDNLGDLARSEDARSSAVLSRVEASKKFKDKGKHHYLHHHLKDEKIPYSKAPYSSVTGTLSSHHHNIREEPIMIDNGGIAKFSSKSTRDDLRTRKMDMDFQLPNLHADGTSKSTRNDYKGKVKVGLESPICCNAPSVKGVDSVCHITSDHDPGMGPSVPFHSSKVPNKIMRKNLVRNGCISPYNIAKAKMLAEASSNGPKIAQCGADSGHSESIVGVNEASLKPNVACRAKGKGLLINDSPSKCPGGRKNEIGNHTDGRNKGKLPEVDCIIVHENSGNSNKILSGKSTLAVSTKSVLSESQLHTPSSSIKRQKKHGLNSGSPEVICLSSGGETSNMKLRNHGAVSQKDFGSSCAVDEFSAEFRESSSQTENDSEVRAQLHADEMLAYKLQEQLYNEIPEPISDAQEYRMQPASSRSHHAHDIMGAPPSNRMQTSQQSLRGRLRRGGLARFTRSHVANLRNSFHRHPRGENLSFPSDMNLELRMDLLESLEAVVNDDIRMVDQLLHSDREFSEHDYEMLLALDDNNHAHLGASVAQIANLPESKVQNDNCDDCSICLETPVIGDTMRHLPCLHKFHKDCIDPWLRRRRSCPVCKSDI; this is translated from the exons atgCGCACCACTGGTTATACGGAGTTACGCACTCAGCAGAGTATAGAGGATTTGAGGTACAAATATACTAGTATACTTCTCCCCATTGTCCTCAGTTTTTCTCTTATTCTGCTTTTACCTTTCAGTTTCCTTTGGGTTGTTGATATGGCGGAGCGTCACCACCGCAAACCACCTCCGAATTTAG ATACAGAGGGAATGGATATAGATCAGCCCATGGTTATTCCGGACACTCCTGATAGGGTTTCTAAAGAAGCAACAAATACTTCTAGCGCCAATAGTTTTTTCGATTCCAGTTCAAGAAATTCTGGGTCGGTAAATAGGGTCATTAAGGGTAGAAAGATTCAGCTTTTAGGTGGCAATCATGCTGGACGAACATATTCTTTTCCAAGGGATAATCTTGGTGATCTTGCTAGAAGTGAAGATGCAAGAAGCAGTGCTGTTCTTTCCCGTGTGGAAGCCAGCAAGAAATTTAAAGACAAGGGCAaacatcattatctccatcatcatttAAAGGATGAAAAAATTCCATATTCTAAAGCTCCTTACTCCAGTGTTACTGGAACATTATCAtctcatcatcataatataagGGAGGAGCCAATTATGATTGATAATGGTGGGATTGCAAAGTTCTCTTCTAAATCTACAAGAGATGATTTAAGGACTCGAAAGATGGACATGGATTTTCAGCTTCCCAATCTACATGCTGATGGCACTTCTAAATCTACTAGAAATGACTATAAGGGAAAGGTGAAGGTTGGTCTTGAGAGCCCTATCTGTTGTAATGCTCCTTCTGTTAAAGGGGTTGATAGTGTCTGCCATATTACTTCAGATCATGATCCTGGAATGGGCCCTTCTGTGCCATTTCATTCTTCTAAAGTACCCAATAAAATAATGCGTAAAAATTTGGTACGGAATGGCTGTATATCTCCATATAATATTGCAAAGGCCAAAATGTTAGCAGAAGCTTCCAGTAATGGTCCTAAAATTGCTCAATGTGGTGCTGATTCAGGTCATTCTGAATCTATAGTTGGTGTTAATGAGGCGTCATTAAAACCAAATGTTGCATGCCGAGCCAAAGGAAAAGGGTTGTTGATTAATGATTCACCTTCGAAGTGCCCTGGTGGCAG GAAGAATGAAATTGGGAATCATACTGACGGGCGTAATAAAGGAAAGTTACCTGAAGTTGACTGCATTATTGTACATGAAAATAGTGGCAACTCAAATAAAATTCTTTCGGGCAAAAGCACTTTGGCAGTTTCTACAAAGTCTGTACTCAGTGAAAGTCAGCTTCACACCCCAAGCTCATCTATTAAAAGGCAAAAGAAGCATGGTTTGAATTCAGGCAGCCCAGAGGTAATTTGTTTGAGTTCAGGTGGGGAAACATCAAACATGAAATTAAGGAATCATGGTGCTGTATCTCAGAAGGATTTTGGCTCTTCATGCGCTGTTGATGAATTCTCCGCTGAATTCAGAGAGAGTAGCTCACAAACTGAAAATGACTCAGAAGTTAGGGCCCAACTTCATGCAGATGAGATGTTGGCTTATAAGCTGCAGGAGCAATTGTATAATGAGATACCTGAACCTATATCAGACGCG CAGGAATACAGGATGCAGCCTGCTTCTTCAAGAAGTCATCACGCACATGATATT ATGGGGGCCCCACCGTCCAACCGAATGCAAACATCTCAACAATCACTCCGTGGTCGCCTCCGTCGAGGAGGATTAGCACGATTTACCAGATCACATGTAGCAAACCTGAGGAATAGTTTTCATCGTCATCCTAGAGGGGAGAATTTATCTTTCCCTTCAGATATGAATCTTgaattg AGAATGGATTTACTAGAGTCCTTGGAAGCTGTGGTGAATGATGATATCAGAATGGTTGATCAGCTTCTTCATTCTGATCGTGAATTCAGCGA ACATGATTATGAAATGTTATTAGCTCTTGACGACAACAATCATGCACATCTTGGTGCATCAGTTGCTCAGATAGCCAACCTCCCTGAGTCCAAAGTACAA AACGATAACTGTGATGATTGTTCAATATGTCTCGAAACCCCTGTGATTGGGGATACCATGCGTCATCTGCCTTGCTTGCATAAATTTCACAAAGAT TGTATTGATCCATGGTTGAGAAGAAGAAGATCATGTCCAGTTTGCAAGTCAGATATATGA
- the LOC130812510 gene encoding UPF0481 protein At3g47200-like, with translation MEDPIDDLATAIKRKCDTLPPLSSKCCIYRIPRNLRKVNENSYTPSLISIGPFHRGNPKFHAMEEQKLRYLQRFLQRSNRELEDYLSASMKWEKEARDCYLGPIDLSSLDFTEMLVLDGCFIIEFFLRWRGAADIEPNDRIFHRPALSQAVLRDLKLLENQVPFFILELLYNIAFEDNEKEKAHGFMKLTCECLIKNGKFPQHFQKTKVLHLVDFLRTYYLPPEKKEICHDSEDWEFPDGISELYESGVTLQADKDDKFLNIKFENGVLHIPELMLQNHTESQLRNLVAFEQCHYPRESFVVDYVLFLDSLIYDRKDVEVLVNHGIILNSPGSSEDVYRLFSNISKGTTYSRGSFYYADVCRRLNAYCGTPWNRWKAILRQDYFSNPWSMISTIAAIVLLILTVIQTYCDIIQLQY, from the coding sequence ATGGAAGACCCTATTGATGATTTAGCAACTGCAATTAAGAGGAAGTGTGATACACTCCCTCCTTTATCCTCAAAATGCTGTATTTACAGAATCCCTAGAAACCTCCGTAAAGTAAATGAAAATTCTTACACTCCTTCCCTAATCTCTATCGGCCCCTTCCATCGTGGCAATCCAAAGTTTCATGCCATGGAGGAGCAAAAGTTGAGATATCTACAGAGATTTCTTCAACGAAGTAACAGGGAATTGGAGGACTATCTAAGTGCGTCGATGAAGTGGGAGAAGGAAGCTCGGGATTGTTATTTAGGACCCATTGATTTATCCAGCTTAGATTTTACAGAGATGCTTGTGCTTGATGGCTGCTTCATAATCGAGTTCTTTTTAAGGTGGCGTGGAGCTGCTGATATTGAGCCCAACGACCGTATTTTCCACAGGCCAGCTCTAAGCCAAGCTGTATTACGCGATCTTAAGTTACTAGAAAATCAAGTCCCCTTTTTCATCCTTGAACTATTATACAACATTGCTTTCGAAGACAATGAAAAGGAGAAGGCTCATGGCTTCATGAAGCTCACTTGTGAATGCCTGATAAAAAACGGAAAATTTCCTCAGCATTTCCAGAAGACAAAAGTTCTGCATTTGGTTGATTTTCTTAGAACTTACTACCTACCACCCGAAAAGAAAGAGATTTGCCACGACAGTGAAGATTGGGAATTCCCAGATGGAATTTCTGAGCTGTATGAATCTGGCGTAACCTTACAGGCCGATAAAGACGACAAGTTCCTCAACATCAAATTTGAAAACGGAGTCCTTCATATACCTGAACTGATGCTTCAAAATCACACAGAATCTCAACTCAGAAACCTGGTCGCCTTCGAGCAATGTCATTACCCTCGGGAATCCTTTGTGGTTGATTATGTTCTGTTCTTGGATAGCCTCATCTACGACAGGAAGGATGTCGAAGTGTTGGTCAATCATGGGATTATCTTAAACTCCCCGGGTAGCAGCGAGGACGTTTATAGACTCTTTAGCAATATTTCTAAGGGAACAACGTATTCTCGTGGAAGCTTCTATTATGCTGATGTCTGTAGGCGACTCAATGCTTATTGCGGTACTCCTTGGAATAGATGGAAAGCAATACTTCGGCAAGATTACTTCAGTAATCCATGGTCCATGATTTCCACCATTGCTGCTATAGTTTTGCTTATTCTTACTGTTATTCAAACTTATTGTGATATTATTCAACTACAATATTGA